In Lysinibacillus sp. 2017, the DNA window CATCAAACTTTAACATAGCCTATTTTTTATACACACATAAGGAAACATATAAACCCCTTAATTTCAATTTAATAAAAAAATTAGTTTTTATTACCATATTAAGCGATTAATTATTATAAAATAAGAATGTATATTGAAGTTCCTTTAAAAATAAAGAATTTATAAAGTAATCAAGATTAAAACTTTTACTTGCTATAGTTTTATCAGGAGGTAACTTATGGAAGAGATTTTACTAGTGGAAGATGATCGTGAAATTGCACGAATAATAAAAGATACATTAACGAACGAAGGTTATCATGTCGCATGGGCAACGACAGGTTTAGAAGGATTAGCGGACTTTTATACCGCAAACTTTGACTTATTAATTGTTGATTGGATGCTACCTGAAATGGAGGGACTATCATTAATTGAGCATATTCGCCTGCAAAGTGATGTACCCATTATTATGATTAGTGCTAAAAGCGAAGATTCAGATAAGGTGACTGGCTTACAGGAGGCAGACGATTATTTAGCGAAGCCGTTTTCACTTGAGGAATTAAAGGCTCGTGTACGTTCTCAGCTAAAACGTTGGCGCCGCTATCACAAAGTACCAGAAGACAGGGTTATTCATTTTGCGAATGGTTTACAAATTGATTGGCAACAAGAGCGTGTGTACTTGAAGGAAAACGAAATCAATTTAACGCAAAAGGAATTCGCGCTACTGAAAGTTCTTGCACAAAATCCATTTGAACTCTTCACAAAGGAAGCTCTGTACACCCATGTTTGGCAACAGGTCGAACTCGATCAAACACATACCGTAACGGTGCACATTAAAGCATTACGCGAAAAACTACAAGATCCTGTGAAAAGCCCCTATTTCATTCAAACTGTTTGGGGCAAGGGCTACCGATTCGTAGGTGAACCTTTGTGAAAATTAAAACTTGGCTACTCATGACGTACTTAATCGTCATGCTTGTACCCCTGCTTGCCTTTTATGGTTTATATGTATCGATTAATGCTTACTATCAGGATAAAAACGTAGAGGAATATTTTGAAAAGTGGAATACCATATCCAACATCAAAAAAACGTTGGAAAACAAGGCCCTGTATGTAGGTACAACTGATTTCCATGACATTGAAGATAAGACATCGGATGAGCTAATAATTACACTGTATGCCCCGAACGGACGCATACTTTTCTCATCGAACCCACTTGCCAGTAATGCTCTTTTTGAGAAGAAAAACAACTTGTATAAAAATTTATTTGATTTTAAGCAAAATTACGAAACGTATGTTTACAAGGAACCGATTTATGCAGACGGTCAAATCGTTGGTTTGTATAAGATCACCCTTGCTCGTACGGAATGGGTCGAGCAAGTACATTCAAAAACGATACTTGTTGTTAGCGGTATTGTGCTCGTTTTAATCATTTTGTACAGCAGCGTCATCTATTTTTTAAATAAACGATTGAATCGCCCGTTAAGACTTTTAATGCAGCAAATGGGTGCCTTTGCAAAAGGACAGCCAACAAAAAACTTACCTGT includes these proteins:
- a CDS encoding response regulator transcription factor, which codes for MEEILLVEDDREIARIIKDTLTNEGYHVAWATTGLEGLADFYTANFDLLIVDWMLPEMEGLSLIEHIRLQSDVPIIMISAKSEDSDKVTGLQEADDYLAKPFSLEELKARVRSQLKRWRRYHKVPEDRVIHFANGLQIDWQQERVYLKENEINLTQKEFALLKVLAQNPFELFTKEALYTHVWQQVELDQTHTVTVHIKALREKLQDPVKSPYFIQTVWGKGYRFVGEPL